A genomic window from Solanum stenotomum isolate F172 chromosome 10, ASM1918654v1, whole genome shotgun sequence includes:
- the LOC125842565 gene encoding histidine decarboxylase-like isoform X1, with amino-acid sequence MASLYANSKNTLVNGLDKFSDPNYVSIFDTTLRDGEQAPGASMTAIQKMNIARQLVKLGVDVIEAGFPASSEIEFELVKCIAHEIGFPENICYDHHVALAPLLQFHLNNCGDPFTENPVDFHSKDFEVAVLDWFAKLWEIEKDEYWGYVTHGGTEGNLHGIWIGRELLPNGILYASKDTHYSVFKAARLYKIDLEMINTTTNGEMDYSDLRAKLLHNKDKPAIININIGTTFKGAVDDIDVILQTLEDCGYSHNKFYIHCDAALSGLIVPFIKNVISFKKPIGSVTISGHKFLGCPIPCGVQITRKSHIAYLSRNVEYIASVDATISGSRNGLTPILLWYSLRSKNQIGIQQDVKRCLYNARYLKDLLQQANISVMLNELSIIVVLERPLDHEFTRHWQLSCVRDIAHVIVMPSITRETLDDFFIDLVQKRKMWYQDGSVKPPCVADDIGAQNCACSLHNGQYVFL; translated from the exons atggCTTCTCTCTACGCAAATTCTAAGAACACTCTTGTTAATGGCTTGGACAAATTCTCTGATCCTAACTATGTTTCAATTTTTGACACGACGCTTCGTGATGGAGAGCAGGCTCCTGGTGCCTCCATGACGGCTATACAAAAGATGAACATTGCACGTCAGCTAGTCAAGCTTGGTGTTGATGTAATTGAGGCTGGTTTTCCAGCTTCCTCTGAGATTGAGTTTGAGCTTGTAAAGTGTATAGCACATGAAATTG GTTTTCCAGAGAACATATGTTATGATCACCACGTTGCTTTAGCTCCACTTTTGCAATTTCACTTAAATAATTGTGGTGATCCTTTCACGGAAAACCCTGTGGATTTTCATTCAAAAGATTTTGAAGTGGCTGTTTTGGATTGGTTTGCCAAATTATGGGAAATTGAGAAGGATGAATATTGGGGTTATGTTACTCATGGTGGCACAGAAGGCAATCTTCATGGAATTTGGATAGG gCGAGAGTTACTTCCTAATGGAATCTTATACGCATCAAAAGATACTCATTATTCAGTCTTCAAAGCTGCAAGATTGTACAAAATAGATTTGGAAAtgatcaacacaacaacaaatgGAGAGATGGATTATTCTGATTTGAGAGCAAAATTACTTCATAACAAGGACAAACCAgcaattataaatattaatattg GAACTACATTCAAAGGGGCTGTTGATGACATTGATGTTATTCTTCAAACACTTGAAGATTGTGGTTATTCCCATAATAAGTTTTACATCCATTGTGATGCAGCACTAAGTGGACTTATTGTCCCTTTCATTAAAAAT GTGATTAGCTTTAAGAAGCCAATTGGGAGTGTCACAATTTCAGGTCACAAGTTCTTAGGATGTCCAATTCCTTGTGGAGttcaaataacaagaaaaagtCACATCGCTTATCTCTCGAGAAATGTGGAATACATTGCTTCTGTGGATGCCACAATTTCTGGAAGTCGAAATGGTTTAACTCCAATTTTGTTGTGGTATAGTTTAAGGTCAAAAAATCAAATTGGGATACAACAAGATGTTAAGAGATGCCTCTACAATGCTAGATATTTGAAAGATCTTCTTCAGCAAGCAAATATCAGTGTCATGCTTAATGAGTTGAGCATTATAGTTGTACTTGAGAGGCCTCTTGATCATGAATTTACTCGTCATTGGCAACTCTCTTGCGTGAGGGATATTGCACATGTTATTGTTATGCCAAGTATCACAAGAGAAACATTAGACGATTTCTTCATTGATTTGgtgcaaaaaagaaaaatgtggtACCAAGATGGAAGCGTTAAGCCTCCTTGTGTTGCAGATGATATTGGTGCTCAAAATTGTGCATGCTCTCTTCATAATGGTCAGTATGTATTCCTTTAA
- the LOC125842565 gene encoding histidine decarboxylase-like isoform X3 yields MMMLCTKMMSKIVSSLPSENIVNGNIKTVVKVTPPGPRKKLQLAVIEPGLGSGVSSPDYILDNYLKTLTQRVKYHLGFPENICYDHHVALAPLLQFHLNNCGDPFTENPVDFHSKDFEVAVLDWFAKLWEIEKDEYWGYVTHGGTEGNLHGIWIGRELLPNGILYASKDTHYSVFKAARLYKIDLEMINTTTNGEMDYSDLRAKLLHNKDKPAIININIGTTFKGAVDDIDVILQTLEDCGYSHNKFYIHCDAALSGLIVPFIKNVISFKKPIGSVTISGHKFLGCPIPCGVQITRKSHIAYLSRNVEYIASVDATISGSRNGLTPILLWYSLRSKNQIGIQQDVKRCLYNARYLKDLLQQANISVMLNELSIIVVLERPLDHEFTRHWQLSCVRDIAHVIVMPSITRETLDDFFIDLVQKRKMWYQDGSVKPPCVADDIGAQNCACSLHNGQYVFL; encoded by the exons ATGATGATGCTTTGCACTAAAATGATGAGCAAAATAGTGTCATCTCTTCCAAGTGAGAATATTGTCAATGGCAACATCAAGACAGTAGTAAAGGTGACACCACCAGGGCCAAGAAAGAAATTGCAACTAGCAGTGATAGAGCCTGGGTTGGGAAGTGGTGTTTCTTCACCTGACTATATATTGGATAATTATTTAAAGACACTTACACAAAGAGTCAAATATCATCTTG GTTTTCCAGAGAACATATGTTATGATCACCACGTTGCTTTAGCTCCACTTTTGCAATTTCACTTAAATAATTGTGGTGATCCTTTCACGGAAAACCCTGTGGATTTTCATTCAAAAGATTTTGAAGTGGCTGTTTTGGATTGGTTTGCCAAATTATGGGAAATTGAGAAGGATGAATATTGGGGTTATGTTACTCATGGTGGCACAGAAGGCAATCTTCATGGAATTTGGATAGG gCGAGAGTTACTTCCTAATGGAATCTTATACGCATCAAAAGATACTCATTATTCAGTCTTCAAAGCTGCAAGATTGTACAAAATAGATTTGGAAAtgatcaacacaacaacaaatgGAGAGATGGATTATTCTGATTTGAGAGCAAAATTACTTCATAACAAGGACAAACCAgcaattataaatattaatattg GAACTACATTCAAAGGGGCTGTTGATGACATTGATGTTATTCTTCAAACACTTGAAGATTGTGGTTATTCCCATAATAAGTTTTACATCCATTGTGATGCAGCACTAAGTGGACTTATTGTCCCTTTCATTAAAAAT GTGATTAGCTTTAAGAAGCCAATTGGGAGTGTCACAATTTCAGGTCACAAGTTCTTAGGATGTCCAATTCCTTGTGGAGttcaaataacaagaaaaagtCACATCGCTTATCTCTCGAGAAATGTGGAATACATTGCTTCTGTGGATGCCACAATTTCTGGAAGTCGAAATGGTTTAACTCCAATTTTGTTGTGGTATAGTTTAAGGTCAAAAAATCAAATTGGGATACAACAAGATGTTAAGAGATGCCTCTACAATGCTAGATATTTGAAAGATCTTCTTCAGCAAGCAAATATCAGTGTCATGCTTAATGAGTTGAGCATTATAGTTGTACTTGAGAGGCCTCTTGATCATGAATTTACTCGTCATTGGCAACTCTCTTGCGTGAGGGATATTGCACATGTTATTGTTATGCCAAGTATCACAAGAGAAACATTAGACGATTTCTTCATTGATTTGgtgcaaaaaagaaaaatgtggtACCAAGATGGAAGCGTTAAGCCTCCTTGTGTTGCAGATGATATTGGTGCTCAAAATTGTGCATGCTCTCTTCATAATGGTCAGTATGTATTCCTTTAA
- the LOC125842565 gene encoding histidine decarboxylase-like isoform X2, which translates to MASLYANSKNTLVNGLDKFSDPNYVSIFDTTLRDGEQAPGASMTAIQKMNIARQLVKLGVDVIEAGFPASSEIEFELVKCIAHEIENICYDHHVALAPLLQFHLNNCGDPFTENPVDFHSKDFEVAVLDWFAKLWEIEKDEYWGYVTHGGTEGNLHGIWIGRELLPNGILYASKDTHYSVFKAARLYKIDLEMINTTTNGEMDYSDLRAKLLHNKDKPAIININIGTTFKGAVDDIDVILQTLEDCGYSHNKFYIHCDAALSGLIVPFIKNVISFKKPIGSVTISGHKFLGCPIPCGVQITRKSHIAYLSRNVEYIASVDATISGSRNGLTPILLWYSLRSKNQIGIQQDVKRCLYNARYLKDLLQQANISVMLNELSIIVVLERPLDHEFTRHWQLSCVRDIAHVIVMPSITRETLDDFFIDLVQKRKMWYQDGSVKPPCVADDIGAQNCACSLHNGQYVFL; encoded by the exons atggCTTCTCTCTACGCAAATTCTAAGAACACTCTTGTTAATGGCTTGGACAAATTCTCTGATCCTAACTATGTTTCAATTTTTGACACGACGCTTCGTGATGGAGAGCAGGCTCCTGGTGCCTCCATGACGGCTATACAAAAGATGAACATTGCACGTCAGCTAGTCAAGCTTGGTGTTGATGTAATTGAGGCTGGTTTTCCAGCTTCCTCTGAGATTGAGTTTGAGCTTGTAAAGTGTATAGCACATGAAATTG AGAACATATGTTATGATCACCACGTTGCTTTAGCTCCACTTTTGCAATTTCACTTAAATAATTGTGGTGATCCTTTCACGGAAAACCCTGTGGATTTTCATTCAAAAGATTTTGAAGTGGCTGTTTTGGATTGGTTTGCCAAATTATGGGAAATTGAGAAGGATGAATATTGGGGTTATGTTACTCATGGTGGCACAGAAGGCAATCTTCATGGAATTTGGATAGG gCGAGAGTTACTTCCTAATGGAATCTTATACGCATCAAAAGATACTCATTATTCAGTCTTCAAAGCTGCAAGATTGTACAAAATAGATTTGGAAAtgatcaacacaacaacaaatgGAGAGATGGATTATTCTGATTTGAGAGCAAAATTACTTCATAACAAGGACAAACCAgcaattataaatattaatattg GAACTACATTCAAAGGGGCTGTTGATGACATTGATGTTATTCTTCAAACACTTGAAGATTGTGGTTATTCCCATAATAAGTTTTACATCCATTGTGATGCAGCACTAAGTGGACTTATTGTCCCTTTCATTAAAAAT GTGATTAGCTTTAAGAAGCCAATTGGGAGTGTCACAATTTCAGGTCACAAGTTCTTAGGATGTCCAATTCCTTGTGGAGttcaaataacaagaaaaagtCACATCGCTTATCTCTCGAGAAATGTGGAATACATTGCTTCTGTGGATGCCACAATTTCTGGAAGTCGAAATGGTTTAACTCCAATTTTGTTGTGGTATAGTTTAAGGTCAAAAAATCAAATTGGGATACAACAAGATGTTAAGAGATGCCTCTACAATGCTAGATATTTGAAAGATCTTCTTCAGCAAGCAAATATCAGTGTCATGCTTAATGAGTTGAGCATTATAGTTGTACTTGAGAGGCCTCTTGATCATGAATTTACTCGTCATTGGCAACTCTCTTGCGTGAGGGATATTGCACATGTTATTGTTATGCCAAGTATCACAAGAGAAACATTAGACGATTTCTTCATTGATTTGgtgcaaaaaagaaaaatgtggtACCAAGATGGAAGCGTTAAGCCTCCTTGTGTTGCAGATGATATTGGTGCTCAAAATTGTGCATGCTCTCTTCATAATGGTCAGTATGTATTCCTTTAA